The genomic window GAAAAAGTACTTTTTTGACCATCGCCGGTGGTTTGCAAACTCCAACCTCTGGAGACGTAAAATTAAATAATGAAGAAATCGATTCATTATCGAAAAAAGCGATGGAAAAACTTCGTCTAAATCAAATTGGCTTTGTCCTTCAGGCATACAATCTAATTCCCTACTTAACTGTCAAAGAGCAGTTTTCACTAGTTGACAAAGTTAAACGCCAAGGCAACCTCAACCAAGCAGATTTGGATGAGTTGCTCGATTTATTAGAGATCAAAGATACGTTGAATAAATATCCTTCTGAATTATCAGGTGGCCAAAATCAACGTGTGGCAATTGCTAGAGCACTCTACACAGATCCTGAGATCATTCTTGCTGATGAGCCAACTGCTTCTCTTGATACTGACCGTGTCAATGATGTTGGTGAACTTCTGCAGACTTTAGCAAAGAAAAGAAATAAAGCCGTCGTTGTCGTGACCCATGACTTGAGATTGGAAAATTACGCCGATCGTATTTACAAGATCATGGATGGTAAAATGACCGAACAGCTTCCAGTAAGTCCGAAATAATTCGGGCTTTTTTTTGAATTAATAGTGGACAAAGTCCATTAAAGGAATATAATGGACATCGTCCACTAATTTATTTCAAGGAGGTACCCATGCTATCCATTAAACAAATCTCGTTGATTCGTTCTTTTAATCGTGAATATACAACTACTTTAGGCTTGTTGAATCGAGATGTTTTTGACACGACTTTGAGTTTCCCAGAATCACGAGTCCTGTTGCAAATTTCTGAATCTAAGCAGATCACTCCTAAAGAAATCTCGAATCGCCTTGATCTTGATGCGAGTTACGCCAGCCGCTTGATCAAAAAACTAGATAAATTGGGATACTTGATCATTACTCAATCCCCAATTGACGCTCGTTCAAAAATCATCGAACTTTCTAAAATCGGTAAATCGACCGTGGAAGAATTAGACGAAGACTCGAATGTCCAAATTCAGAATTTGATCAGCAACTTAGACGAGTCTCAACAAAAGGATCTTTACCAATCATTTAAAACTATCAACACACTTTTATTTAAGAAAGAGGAACACTAATATGTGGCAAGTAAAACAATTTTCGGAACTATCCACCGAAGAGCTTTTTCAAATATATCAATTACGTTCAGCTGTTTTTGTAGTCGAACAAGACCGTCTCTATCAAGATGTCGACGTTCATGACAAGGAATGTCTTCACCTGATGAATGTTGAAAATAATCAACTAGTTTCCTATGCACGTATTTTTATGGAGGGAGATCACTTGACCTTTGGTCGCGTAGTGATTGCTAAAGACCACCGAGGAATCGGCATGGGTTCAGAATTGGTCAAACAGATCCTCAAGACTATCAAGAAATATTATCCCGATGAAAAAGTCGAGATCCACGCTGAAGACTATGTTCAGCATTTTTATGAAAAATTCGGTTTCAAACGTATCGGAGACATTATTTCTTTCAATAATTCGCCACACGTCAAAATGGTGCTGCAATAAATTCCTAGATGAGAATGACTCACCTGGTTTGATTATTTCAATAATCATTCTAAATGATTTGATATCCATTAATTCCTAATCTAAACGTATTTATAGCACTTTCATTTTTCTAGATTGTAATCATTATTAAATAATAATTACTATTATCTATTGAATTTTCACAAATTTGATTTATGATTAAGATATACATTTGAAAGGAGCTTGTTTATGTTTATTAATAAAGAAATACCTGACTTTAATGTTAAAGGTTACCAAAATGGTGAGATCAAAGATTACACAAAGAATGACTTATTAGGTAAATGGTCAATCATCTTCTTCTACCCCGCTGACTTTTCATTCGTTTGCCCAACTGAATTGAGCGAACTTCAAGATGATTACGAAGACTTCAAGAAGAACAATGCTGAAGTATACTCAGTTTCTGTCGACAGTGAATTTTCACATAAGGCTTGGGCTGATGCTACTGATACTATCGGTAAGATCGAATACCCAATGCTTTCAGACCAAACACATCAACTATCGAACTTCTTCGACTTGTTAGATTCAGAAAGCGGTCAAGCATATCGTGGCGTATTCATCGTCAACCCAGAAGGTGTTATCAAGTCA from Companilactobacillus sp. includes these protein-coding regions:
- a CDS encoding ABC transporter ATP-binding protein, translated to MATIELSNINKIFGSGLSRVQVLNDVNFKANKGELVLVLGPSGSGKSTFLTIAGGLQTPTSGDVKLNNEEIDSLSKKAMEKLRLNQIGFVLQAYNLIPYLTVKEQFSLVDKVKRQGNLNQADLDELLDLLEIKDTLNKYPSELSGGQNQRVAIARALYTDPEIILADEPTASLDTDRVNDVGELLQTLAKKRNKAVVVVTHDLRLENYADRIYKIMDGKMTEQLPVSPK
- a CDS encoding peroxiredoxin, which gives rise to MFINKEIPDFNVKGYQNGEIKDYTKNDLLGKWSIIFFYPADFSFVCPTELSELQDDYEDFKKNNAEVYSVSVDSEFSHKAWADATDTIGKIEYPMLSDQTHQLSNFFDLLDSESGQAYRGVFIVNPEGVIKSYTINAMGIGRNADEILRTLQAAQFVAENGDNVCPANWHPGEKTIKPSTNLVGKI
- a CDS encoding GNAT family N-acetyltransferase, whose protein sequence is MWQVKQFSELSTEELFQIYQLRSAVFVVEQDRLYQDVDVHDKECLHLMNVENNQLVSYARIFMEGDHLTFGRVVIAKDHRGIGMGSELVKQILKTIKKYYPDEKVEIHAEDYVQHFYEKFGFKRIGDIISFNNSPHVKMVLQ
- a CDS encoding MarR family winged helix-turn-helix transcriptional regulator; translation: MLSIKQISLIRSFNREYTTTLGLLNRDVFDTTLSFPESRVLLQISESKQITPKEISNRLDLDASYASRLIKKLDKLGYLIITQSPIDARSKIIELSKIGKSTVEELDEDSNVQIQNLISNLDESQQKDLYQSFKTINTLLFKKEEH